In the genome of Bryobacteraceae bacterium, one region contains:
- a CDS encoding patatin-like phospholipase family protein, which produces MTLVKYLLGFTFAFGALYLLFPRAYQLRVPLLCGAMFVAFPYLATKGPLRAFGHGMFELGRWDLWQVAFVALTTAASLLMVTDMIVTLGAERFAGTPRLWSFWAREIIQWPVRLSLLSTALGAMYFLGAAHYIVRVKPAGGWGGQAILELAIAAAAFVAAVWAPFRLAQAWHAETWLATLFRNDPNGYINPATDVLYPAHVIAAALGAASLLVYFAFGWIRYRAIAGGATISVVEAESARTVPTLAWVIFLVLIACWVLAGATFMLDARRLPVLLPIAILLGLCGYFFEKSDHVFPVSPPGFAPAAARELLEAPKAGVDPNTIIIVAASGGGIQAAAWTATVFEGLVRAFPERFAKHVRLVSGVSGGSVGLMYCVAAYRDGDIPHRELSTAVLGSADGDPLFRLASAASLDYAAWGFAFPDFFRSWIPVFSQEVDRAWALSRAWVRYRGMESLADATLGKWAEDARRGARPAVVFNATIAETGARYLLSTFHLRQPLVGRREFATSVPERDIHAATAARLSAAFPYVSPASRAAAPCGDAECGHVIDGGYYDNYGIASVVDFVREGLPDVRGKRVMLVQIEVGPFGDREVGRTDRGWFYQLLAPPLGLLHVWGAAMRSRNEVEVALLKESIRLRAGSLQSVRVDFPYEDTPTSWYLTREEKARIGEVWTHNRGPETIKAVAEFLAGATPP; this is translated from the coding sequence ATGACTCTCGTCAAGTACTTACTCGGCTTCACGTTCGCGTTCGGCGCGCTCTATCTTCTCTTTCCGCGCGCCTATCAATTACGCGTCCCGCTGCTGTGCGGCGCCATGTTCGTTGCCTTTCCCTATCTGGCGACGAAGGGCCCGTTGCGAGCGTTCGGGCACGGCATGTTCGAACTGGGTCGATGGGACCTGTGGCAGGTGGCGTTCGTGGCGCTGACAACGGCGGCCAGCCTGCTGATGGTGACCGACATGATCGTCACCCTCGGCGCGGAACGCTTCGCCGGCACGCCCCGGCTCTGGAGTTTCTGGGCAAGGGAAATCATCCAGTGGCCGGTCCGGCTCTCGCTGCTTTCTACCGCCCTCGGCGCAATGTACTTTCTCGGGGCCGCCCACTACATTGTCCGCGTGAAACCCGCCGGCGGCTGGGGCGGACAAGCGATCCTCGAACTCGCGATCGCGGCGGCGGCCTTCGTGGCGGCGGTGTGGGCCCCGTTTCGTTTGGCGCAAGCCTGGCACGCCGAAACCTGGCTGGCGACTCTATTTCGCAACGATCCCAACGGCTACATCAACCCGGCGACCGACGTGCTCTATCCGGCGCATGTGATTGCCGCCGCTCTGGGCGCAGCGTCGCTACTGGTGTACTTCGCCTTCGGGTGGATCCGCTACCGGGCGATTGCCGGTGGCGCCACCATCAGCGTGGTGGAAGCGGAGTCCGCACGCACGGTGCCCACGCTCGCTTGGGTGATCTTTCTGGTGTTGATCGCCTGCTGGGTTCTGGCCGGAGCCACCTTCATGCTGGATGCACGCAGACTTCCCGTGCTGCTGCCAATCGCGATTCTGCTGGGGCTCTGCGGTTATTTTTTTGAGAAATCAGACCACGTCTTTCCGGTGTCGCCGCCCGGCTTCGCCCCTGCCGCCGCGCGAGAACTGCTGGAAGCTCCGAAGGCTGGCGTCGACCCGAACACGATCATCATCGTAGCGGCAAGCGGTGGAGGCATCCAGGCCGCCGCGTGGACCGCCACTGTGTTCGAGGGTCTCGTAAGAGCCTTCCCCGAACGGTTCGCGAAACACGTGCGCCTGGTCAGCGGCGTCTCCGGAGGCAGCGTGGGCCTGATGTATTGCGTGGCTGCCTATCGCGATGGCGACATCCCTCACCGGGAGTTGAGCACTGCGGTACTCGGGTCCGCTGACGGCGACCCCTTGTTCCGGCTGGCGTCCGCGGCGAGCCTCGACTACGCAGCTTGGGGCTTCGCGTTCCCGGACTTCTTCCGTTCATGGATACCGGTCTTCTCGCAGGAAGTGGACCGCGCGTGGGCGCTCTCGAGAGCCTGGGTGCGCTATCGGGGAATGGAATCGCTCGCCGATGCGACGCTCGGGAAATGGGCCGAAGATGCCAGGCGCGGGGCGCGTCCGGCCGTGGTGTTCAATGCGACGATCGCCGAGACCGGGGCCCGATACCTGCTTTCGACCTTCCACCTGCGGCAGCCTCTCGTGGGCCGACGTGAGTTCGCGACCTCAGTGCCGGAACGCGATATCCACGCCGCCACCGCCGCGCGGTTATCGGCCGCGTTCCCCTACGTCTCTCCGGCGAGCCGGGCCGCGGCGCCCTGCGGCGACGCCGAGTGCGGTCACGTCATCGACGGCGGCTACTACGACAACTACGGCATCGCGAGCGTAGTTGACTTCGTACGCGAGGGACTGCCGGACGTGCGCGGCAAACGTGTGATGCTGGTTCAGATCGAAGTTGGCCCGTTCGGCGACCGCGAAGTCGGCCGCACCGATCGTGGCTGGTTCTACCAACTCCTGGCGCCGCCGCTGGGGCTGTTGCACGTCTGGGGCGCAGCGATGCGTTCCCGCAACGAAGTGGAAGTCGCGTTGCTCAAAGAGAGCATCCGGCTGCGCGCCGGCTCCCTCCAGAGCGTGCGGGTGGACTTTCCATACGAAGATACACCGACATCGTGGTACCTCACGCGGGAGGAGAAGGCCCGGATCGGCGAAGTGTGGACGCACAATCGCGGTCCGGAAACGATCAAGGCTGTCGCTGAGTTTCTCGCGGGTGCGACGCCGCCATAG
- a CDS encoding HAD family phosphatase: MTRALIFDLGNVIVPFDFNHAYDRIEPASGLGREEIRRRITERDLPRRLESGKIAEDDFIAEINETLGTEFGYDEFRDIWVSIFFRRTLIPEAFFVAARERYPLILLSNTNSLHFDWVAEQFPLLNHFHGWTLSHRVGAQKPDPRIYADAVARAGCAPEECFFTDDIPDYVEGARRFGLDAEQFTGFGPLREHLAARGIDIPYDGR, encoded by the coding sequence ATGACTCGCGCTCTTATCTTCGACCTCGGGAACGTTATTGTTCCGTTCGACTTCAATCACGCTTATGACCGCATCGAACCGGCCTCCGGTCTCGGGCGTGAAGAGATTCGCCGCCGCATCACCGAGCGCGACCTGCCGCGGCGGCTCGAGTCCGGTAAGATTGCTGAGGACGACTTCATCGCCGAGATCAACGAGACGCTCGGGACCGAGTTCGGCTACGACGAGTTCCGCGATATCTGGGTGTCGATCTTTTTCCGCCGGACGCTCATCCCCGAGGCCTTCTTTGTGGCGGCTCGCGAGCGGTATCCGCTCATTCTCCTTTCGAACACGAACTCGCTTCACTTCGATTGGGTGGCTGAGCAGTTTCCCCTGCTGAACCATTTTCACGGCTGGACGCTATCTCATCGTGTGGGCGCGCAGAAGCCCGATCCGAGGATCTACGCAGACGCCGTCGCCCGGGCCGGCTGCGCGCCCGAGGAGTGCTTCTTTACCGACGACATTCCGGACTACGTGGAAGGCGCGCGGCGTTTCGGCCTTGATGCGGAACAGTTCACCGGCTTCGGCCCGTTGCGCGAACACCTCGCCGCCCGGGGCATCGACATCCCCTATGACGGCCGATGA
- a CDS encoding c-type cytochrome, translated as MTRPLAVLAGCLALFGQSRETNPYKLTDAEALGKGRQLYSYYCVFCHGMDGVSGRGAQLASTYRKHGSSDREMYRTIADGVPGTEMSGHWLEEDEIWKILLFVRQFERSAGAAGAGCGSGGGDAVRGAGLFRQNGCGGCHSTSSRLGPNLAGIGSTHSRAHLRESIVDPSKAVARQYRVASVRTKAGQSYRGLLLNQDEYTIHLLDTAERIRSFRRSDLAATALPTESLMPAYAGKLSDAQMDDLIAHLCAGGSR; from the coding sequence ATGACCCGACCTCTGGCGGTGCTGGCTGGTTGCCTGGCGTTGTTCGGTCAAAGCCGCGAAACGAATCCCTACAAACTCACCGATGCGGAAGCTCTTGGCAAGGGGCGGCAGCTCTACAGTTACTATTGCGTTTTCTGTCATGGCATGGACGGCGTCTCCGGCCGCGGTGCGCAACTGGCCTCGACGTATCGGAAGCATGGTTCGAGCGATCGGGAAATGTACCGCACCATCGCCGACGGCGTTCCCGGCACCGAGATGTCGGGCCATTGGCTCGAAGAAGACGAAATCTGGAAGATTCTTCTCTTTGTCCGGCAGTTTGAACGGTCCGCCGGGGCGGCTGGAGCCGGTTGTGGCAGCGGGGGCGGGGACGCGGTTCGCGGGGCTGGGCTTTTTCGCCAGAACGGTTGCGGTGGATGCCATAGCACCTCTTCCCGCCTTGGACCGAATCTGGCGGGCATCGGCTCCACACACTCCCGCGCACACCTACGGGAGTCGATCGTCGACCCGTCGAAGGCCGTCGCGCGACAGTATAGGGTAGCGTCCGTACGAACGAAGGCCGGGCAGTCCTACCGTGGCTTGCTGCTGAATCAGGATGAGTACACGATCCACCTCCTCGATACCGCCGAACGCATCCGCTCGTTTCGCCGATCGGATCTCGCCGCCACCGCGCTCCCCACGGAGTCGCTGATGCCTGCCTACGCCGGGAAGCTTTCAGACGCTCAAATGGACGACTTAATCGCGCATCTGTGCGCCGGGGGATCGCGATGA
- a CDS encoding MmcQ/YjbR family DNA-binding protein, with protein sequence MTADDFRRLALSLEGAEEGSHMGAVDFRVGGRIFATLASVRQGYGNLMLTPEIQAEFVEGRPDLFLPVAGAWGRSGATHLRLADSTEDVMEGAIRSAWRLRVAKNRTGKTSAKRAAVKRRV encoded by the coding sequence ATGACGGCCGATGACTTCCGCCGTCTCGCGCTGAGCCTCGAAGGCGCTGAGGAGGGCTCCCACATGGGCGCGGTGGATTTCCGTGTCGGCGGACGGATCTTCGCGACGCTCGCATCGGTGAGGCAGGGCTACGGAAATCTGATGCTGACGCCTGAGATCCAGGCGGAATTTGTTGAAGGCCGTCCGGATTTGTTCCTCCCGGTGGCGGGCGCATGGGGCCGGTCCGGGGCGACGCATTTGCGGTTGGCCGACTCGACGGAGGATGTCATGGAAGGCGCGATACGCTCGGCGTGGCGCTTGCGGGTGGCGAAGAACCGGACAGGGAAGACGTCAGCGAAGCGTGCCGCGGTGAAGCGCCGCGTGTAG
- a CDS encoding MotA/TolQ/ExbB proton channel family protein has protein sequence MIPTDAMNRAVASERLRLRHGLRHLDAVAESALALGTVGGVERLAAMLTGMQARTSGADATYVMPSEIFIPVALGVATGAMAMIGRGLLTAGAESLEGEILPAAEADAPVLPKKTLEASAGLAAMRALRIEQTRLAHRYRHLRDVIMTAPLIGLLGTVFGVIWSFGGTTGSRQSIFASLTNSLAEALLPAATGLAIGVFAYVLRSSLDRRTEALALEMEIVAQCFH, from the coding sequence ATGATCCCAACGGACGCGATGAATCGGGCCGTCGCTTCGGAGCGTCTCCGCCTGCGGCATGGACTCCGGCATCTTGACGCGGTGGCGGAATCGGCTCTCGCGTTAGGGACGGTGGGCGGGGTCGAGCGGTTAGCGGCGATGCTGACCGGCATGCAGGCCCGCACTTCCGGTGCGGATGCCACCTACGTCATGCCTTCGGAGATCTTCATACCGGTCGCGCTGGGCGTCGCCACCGGAGCGATGGCGATGATCGGGCGTGGGCTACTGACCGCGGGTGCGGAATCGCTCGAAGGAGAAATCCTCCCTGCGGCCGAGGCGGATGCCCCGGTACTGCCGAAGAAGACGTTGGAAGCCTCCGCGGGTCTGGCCGCGATGCGCGCGCTGCGGATCGAGCAGACGCGCCTGGCGCACCGGTACCGGCACCTGCGCGACGTGATCATGACGGCGCCGCTCATAGGGCTGCTGGGGACGGTGTTCGGCGTCATTTGGTCGTTCGGCGGGACAACGGGAAGCAGGCAGTCGATATTCGCATCCCTAACCAACAGTCTTGCCGAAGCGTTGCTGCCAGCCGCCACGGGACTGGCAATCGGCGTGTTTGCCTACGTTCTCCGTTCGTCTCTGGACCGGCGGACGGAGGCGCTCGCACTTGAAATGGAGATTGTCGCGCAATGCTTTCACTGA
- a CDS encoding TonB-dependent receptor — translation MRFLLAMLFAGAAAFAQQGAGTITGTVTDQQDAVVAAAAVQIRNTNTNATFRAVTNESGAFVAPGLPVGAYELSAEAAGFKRTVLSGIVLQVNQTANLEIRLEIGQVAESVEVVGESPLVNTSNATVGEVIENRRVRDLPLNGRGALALTLLTAGVVSNAGPTNSGFGDRGIQISSVSINGSPSSMNAQMLDGSNNILSYVGEVGVPPAVDAVEEFKVQSGSMSAEFGFTAGGAINLVTKSGTNRIHGSAYEFLRNDKFDARNTFARTKLPLRYNQFGGTIGGPFVKDRTFGFFNYEKYLLRRSSPRIASVPIAEFRGGDFSRLATNTGAFVPVYDPATTRANPAGSGLVRSVFPGNIVPRNRFDPIAPKIVDFWPAPNRTPSNAFTFAQNFQDAGLQRTDWTQWNLKIDHRFNDKNSIFLRYTSAQHAPYADSFFTDPAAGSNRSDDQTNRNAVVSDTHTFSPTLINNLRVGVMRQLFTFTAVNFGQDWPRKLGLPEIVPSDQMPQIDFGFGAIGGGAAGKRGSFNWDIQDMLTKIAGNHTLKFGYNHRILQGGNLQGSALSGSYSFSGLTTNPQRTAGTGSNMAQFLMGEVSSAAIDRILGNSFHGLAISSFVQDDWRVSRRLTLNLGLRWDWQQKPYERHDGHINFDYLATSPISGFQGETVYAGVDGQPRSFMKEDYNDFGPRLGFAFDAFGTGKTVFRGGYGIYYPSIFYRAFTGNVQLFSSTRTNYVAQGPGQRSFLFKDGLPSAPLGSPGAAAGPDALLGQSVSTRESDPTTPRTQQWNLSLQQQVGEWLFDATYAANKGNHFLASGYNLNQLSPDLRRQLGQSLFEPVPNPLRGLVPGGLGAATVTRERSMLPFPHYNGVSISNPRYGNYLSHQLQINVKRRMTNGFLIHLAYTAGKKISDSVAVPVDFGAVEQTNENGFQDNLFNRQLNRSVDPTDVSQRGVVSLLYELPFGRGKTFAPDSAVLDKIVGGWQINTIGVMQTGIPLTVRGASNFQADRPNSTGVSAKLDNPTRERWFNTDAFVNPPDFTYGNVGRTIPDVRHPGTVNWDLSLIKDTHIGELANVQFRAEAFNFMNITNLGLVNDSFSAGPDGRNRSATFGTINSARDARVIQFGLKVIF, via the coding sequence ATGCGATTTCTCCTCGCCATGCTTTTTGCCGGTGCGGCTGCGTTTGCGCAACAGGGCGCCGGGACTATCACCGGCACCGTCACGGACCAACAGGACGCCGTCGTCGCGGCGGCCGCGGTTCAGATCCGGAACACGAATACCAACGCGACGTTCCGTGCGGTGACCAACGAATCCGGCGCCTTCGTGGCTCCGGGCCTTCCGGTTGGGGCATACGAACTCTCGGCCGAAGCCGCCGGGTTCAAACGGACCGTACTCAGCGGCATCGTGCTGCAGGTCAACCAGACCGCCAACCTCGAGATTCGGCTGGAAATCGGCCAGGTGGCCGAGTCCGTGGAGGTCGTCGGCGAATCTCCGCTGGTCAACACTTCGAACGCCACGGTGGGCGAAGTGATCGAGAACCGCCGCGTGCGCGACCTGCCGCTCAACGGCCGCGGCGCGCTCGCGTTGACGCTGCTCACCGCGGGCGTCGTCTCCAATGCCGGGCCAACCAACTCCGGCTTCGGCGACCGCGGCATTCAGATCTCGTCGGTCTCTATCAACGGCAGCCCGAGTTCGATGAACGCGCAGATGCTCGACGGATCAAACAATATCCTTTCCTACGTGGGCGAAGTGGGCGTGCCGCCGGCCGTCGACGCCGTCGAAGAGTTCAAGGTGCAGTCGGGCTCGATGTCGGCCGAATTCGGCTTCACGGCCGGAGGCGCCATCAATCTGGTGACCAAGTCCGGCACCAACCGGATTCACGGGTCGGCCTACGAATTTCTGCGCAACGACAAATTCGATGCCCGCAACACGTTTGCCCGGACCAAGCTCCCCCTGCGCTACAACCAGTTCGGCGGCACGATCGGCGGTCCCTTCGTCAAAGACCGCACGTTCGGCTTCTTCAACTATGAGAAGTATCTGCTTCGGCGGTCGTCTCCCCGCATCGCGAGCGTGCCCATCGCCGAGTTCCGCGGCGGCGACTTCTCGCGTCTCGCCACCAATACCGGCGCGTTCGTGCCCGTCTATGACCCGGCCACCACGCGGGCAAATCCCGCCGGGTCCGGGCTTGTGCGCAGCGTATTTCCAGGCAACATCGTCCCGCGCAACCGGTTCGACCCGATCGCGCCCAAGATCGTCGATTTCTGGCCCGCGCCCAACCGTACGCCGTCCAACGCGTTCACCTTCGCGCAGAATTTTCAGGACGCCGGTCTCCAGCGCACGGACTGGACGCAATGGAACCTCAAGATCGATCATCGCTTCAACGACAAGAACTCGATCTTTCTCCGCTACACCTCCGCCCAGCACGCTCCCTACGCCGACTCGTTCTTCACGGATCCTGCCGCCGGATCCAACCGCAGTGACGACCAGACCAACCGCAACGCGGTCGTCAGCGACACCCACACCTTCTCGCCCACTCTCATCAACAACCTCCGCGTGGGCGTGATGCGCCAGTTGTTCACCTTCACCGCCGTCAACTTCGGCCAGGACTGGCCGCGCAAGCTGGGCCTGCCGGAGATCGTCCCCAGCGACCAGATGCCGCAGATCGATTTCGGATTCGGCGCCATCGGCGGCGGCGCGGCCGGGAAGCGTGGGTCGTTCAACTGGGATATCCAGGACATGCTCACCAAGATCGCCGGCAACCACACGCTCAAGTTCGGCTACAACCACCGCATTCTGCAAGGCGGAAATCTCCAAGGCTCTGCGCTGTCGGGTTCGTACTCGTTTTCCGGACTCACTACCAATCCGCAACGCACCGCCGGCACCGGCAGCAACATGGCTCAGTTCCTGATGGGCGAAGTCTCGAGCGCCGCGATTGACCGCATCCTTGGAAATTCATTCCATGGATTGGCGATCAGCTCCTTCGTGCAGGACGACTGGCGCGTCTCCCGCCGCCTCACCCTGAACCTCGGCCTCCGTTGGGACTGGCAGCAGAAGCCCTACGAGCGGCACGACGGGCACATCAATTTCGACTATCTCGCGACGAGCCCCATCAGCGGTTTCCAAGGCGAGACCGTATACGCGGGCGTGGACGGGCAGCCGCGGTCCTTCATGAAGGAGGACTACAACGATTTCGGCCCCCGGCTGGGCTTCGCGTTCGACGCGTTCGGCACCGGCAAGACCGTCTTCCGCGGCGGATACGGCATCTACTATCCTTCGATCTTCTATCGGGCGTTCACTGGCAACGTGCAGTTGTTCTCCTCGACGCGGACCAACTACGTCGCGCAGGGGCCTGGTCAGCGATCGTTCCTGTTCAAGGACGGTTTGCCATCGGCGCCGCTCGGGTCGCCGGGCGCGGCGGCAGGTCCGGACGCGCTGCTCGGTCAATCCGTTTCCACTCGCGAGTCGGACCCCACCACCCCCCGGACGCAGCAGTGGAATCTGTCGTTGCAGCAGCAGGTGGGCGAATGGCTGTTCGACGCCACCTACGCCGCCAACAAGGGCAACCACTTCCTGGCGTCCGGCTACAACCTGAACCAGCTCTCTCCCGATCTCCGCCGTCAACTCGGCCAATCGCTCTTCGAGCCCGTTCCCAATCCGCTACGCGGACTCGTCCCCGGCGGCCTCGGCGCCGCCACCGTTACACGCGAGCGATCCATGCTGCCGTTCCCCCACTACAACGGCGTCTCCATCTCCAATCCCCGCTACGGCAACTACCTGTCGCACCAGTTGCAGATCAACGTGAAGCGCCGAATGACCAACGGTTTTCTCATTCACCTTGCCTACACGGCCGGCAAGAAGATCAGCGACTCTGTGGCGGTGCCAGTGGACTTCGGGGCCGTGGAACAAACCAATGAGAACGGCTTCCAGGACAATCTGTTCAACCGCCAGTTGAACCGAAGCGTCGACCCAACCGACGTCAGCCAGCGCGGCGTGGTGAGCCTGCTTTACGAGCTGCCTTTTGGCCGCGGCAAGACCTTCGCTCCGGATTCGGCCGTGCTCGACAAGATCGTGGGCGGCTGGCAGATCAACACCATCGGCGTGATGCAAACAGGCATTCCGCTGACTGTCCGCGGAGCCTCCAATTTCCAAGCCGACCGCCCCAACTCCACTGGCGTTTCCGCGAAGCTCGACAATCCCACCCGCGAGCGCTGGTTCAACACCGATGCCTTCGTCAATCCGCCCGACTTCACCTACGGCAACGTCGGCCGCACCATTCCCGATGTCCGCCATCCGGGCACGGTCAATTGGGATCTGTCTCTGATCAAGGATACGCATATCGGCGAACTGGCCAACGTCCAGTTCCGCGCCGAGGCGTTCAACTTCATGAACATCACGAATCTGGGCCTGGTCAACGACAGTTTCTCCGCTGGCCCGGACGGACGAAACCGGAGTGCGACGTTCGGCACCATCAACTCCGCCCGGGATGCGCGCGTGATCCAGTTTGGACTGAAAGTGATCTTTTGA
- a CDS encoding Gfo/Idh/MocA family oxidoreductase: protein MSVLSKPLTRRSLLAGSAAAVTAKSYGAIPGANDRLRIGVIGCGGMATGHMRTLVRMREAENFELIAVCDLFDKRTDKSAELTGAQHKYRDYRKLLENKDVDYVLIGTPEHWHAQVTLDAADAGKHVYCEKPMTYNVEEAKRVVAKIKHTGVKMQVGVQGTSDDSYITANKYIKEGALGKVVLAQIDYSRNSVKDDFLWTPPDPDVKPGVNFDWNMWQGTAKKRAFDPDRFFHWRRFWDYSSGIASDLFIHRVTRIIKSCGLTFPSRAVASGGKFGWDSEMGEVPDTLNILLDYPEGMTVQLVSSMGNDTKIQHMIRGRKATLHFDSEGFFIQPQRPFEEETKMIVHKKSGAEDIGLHHKNLQAAIRKNEPLNCDCTLGYYGVVAAAMGTESLRKLQYSAWDRTKERIVKA, encoded by the coding sequence ATGAGTGTCCTGAGCAAACCGCTAACGCGAAGATCTCTTCTGGCGGGGTCCGCCGCCGCGGTAACGGCGAAGAGCTATGGCGCTATCCCCGGCGCGAATGACCGTTTGCGGATTGGCGTCATCGGTTGCGGCGGCATGGCCACCGGCCACATGCGTACGCTGGTGCGCATGCGCGAGGCCGAAAATTTCGAGCTGATCGCGGTGTGCGACCTGTTCGACAAGCGCACGGACAAATCCGCCGAGCTCACCGGGGCCCAGCACAAGTATCGCGACTACCGGAAGCTGCTCGAGAACAAAGACGTCGACTACGTCCTGATCGGAACGCCCGAGCACTGGCACGCGCAGGTGACGCTCGACGCCGCTGACGCCGGCAAGCACGTCTACTGCGAGAAGCCGATGACGTACAACGTCGAAGAGGCCAAGCGTGTCGTCGCCAAGATCAAGCACACCGGCGTAAAGATGCAGGTGGGCGTGCAGGGCACGTCCGACGACTCCTACATCACGGCGAACAAGTACATCAAGGAGGGCGCGCTCGGAAAGGTGGTGCTCGCGCAGATCGACTATTCGCGTAACAGCGTGAAGGACGATTTTCTGTGGACGCCGCCCGATCCGGACGTAAAGCCCGGCGTGAACTTCGACTGGAACATGTGGCAGGGCACGGCCAAGAAGCGCGCGTTCGATCCGGACCGGTTCTTCCACTGGCGCCGCTTCTGGGATTATTCCAGCGGCATCGCGAGCGACCTGTTCATCCACCGTGTCACGCGCATCATCAAGAGCTGCGGCTTGACATTTCCGTCGCGCGCTGTGGCGAGCGGCGGCAAGTTCGGCTGGGATAGCGAGATGGGTGAAGTGCCGGATACCCTCAATATCCTGCTCGACTACCCGGAAGGGATGACCGTGCAGTTGGTGTCTTCGATGGGCAACGACACCAAGATCCAGCACATGATCCGCGGGCGCAAGGCGACGCTCCACTTCGATAGCGAAGGCTTCTTCATCCAGCCGCAACGGCCGTTCGAGGAAGAGACGAAGATGATCGTCCACAAGAAGTCCGGCGCCGAGGACATCGGGCTGCATCATAAGAACCTGCAGGCGGCCATCCGGAAGAACGAACCCCTGAACTGCGATTGCACACTCGGCTACTACGGCGTGGTGGCGGCGGCTATGGGAACGGAAAGTCTCCGCAAGCTGCAGTACTCGGCGTGGGATCGAACCAAGGAGCGGATCGTCAAGGCGTAG
- a CDS encoding bleomycin resistance family protein — MTAHRINPILNVSDIRASFEWFEKLGWKKGWDWGDPPTFGGVCSGACEIFLCQDGQGSRGRGTAKSTFNRPEHETADQGVWMSIWVDDVDALHRHCIESGIEVTWPPTDMPWGVRELHVRHPDGHVFRMSQRRK, encoded by the coding sequence ATGACCGCCCATCGCATCAACCCGATTCTCAACGTCTCCGATATTCGGGCGAGCTTCGAATGGTTCGAAAAGCTCGGCTGGAAGAAGGGCTGGGATTGGGGCGACCCGCCTACCTTCGGCGGCGTTTGCTCCGGGGCCTGCGAAATCTTTCTGTGCCAGGACGGACAGGGGAGCCGCGGGCGCGGGACGGCGAAGTCGACCTTCAATCGTCCCGAACACGAGACGGCGGATCAGGGAGTGTGGATGTCGATCTGGGTCGACGACGTCGACGCGCTGCACCGCCACTGCATCGAATCCGGCATCGAAGTGACTTGGCCCCCGACCGACATGCCGTGGGGAGTCCGGGAGTTGCATGTCCGCCATCCGGATGGCCACGTCTTCCGGATGAGTCAACGGCGCAAGTAG
- a CDS encoding aldo/keto reductase, whose protein sequence is MQASRRDLLMAAAAAPLAAATEIPRRTLGKTGLRVSIMGLGGARIGNLDDGKEAEAVIRRCYDLGVNYFDSAAAGAYGLSQKRYGPVLKSVRDKIVYGTKTRNRSATQSQLDLDQSLANLQTDYIDLYQIHNVINDEDIEFIFGPKGVMETVEKARKAGKVRFVGVTGHTTPAVLNKIIGMYDFATVLMPLSVTDGGNAQKSFEQQTLPLAKKKGMGVIAMKVLGAGAILKNKAATVDECLRYTWTLPVSTAIMGCDAVPHVDHNMALARAAKPMTAMEMETLRRRAARFDIAAVEPWKLGREEDPSGPVYRAD, encoded by the coding sequence ATGCAAGCCTCACGCCGTGATTTGTTGATGGCCGCCGCCGCCGCGCCGCTCGCCGCCGCCACGGAAATTCCCAGACGAACCCTCGGAAAAACGGGCCTGCGAGTCTCGATCATGGGTCTCGGCGGGGCTCGCATCGGCAATCTGGATGACGGCAAGGAGGCGGAAGCGGTAATCCGCCGCTGCTACGATCTCGGCGTGAACTACTTCGATTCGGCCGCGGCTGGGGCGTACGGCTTGAGCCAGAAACGCTACGGCCCGGTGCTGAAGAGCGTCCGTGACAAGATCGTCTATGGCACCAAGACGCGGAATCGGTCGGCCACGCAATCGCAGCTCGACCTGGACCAATCGCTCGCCAACCTGCAGACCGACTATATCGATCTCTACCAGATTCACAATGTGATCAACGACGAAGATATCGAGTTCATCTTCGGCCCGAAAGGCGTGATGGAAACTGTGGAGAAGGCGCGGAAAGCGGGCAAGGTCCGCTTCGTGGGCGTCACCGGGCACACTACTCCGGCGGTGCTGAACAAGATCATCGGTATGTACGACTTCGCCACCGTGCTGATGCCGTTGAGCGTGACCGACGGCGGCAACGCGCAGAAGAGCTTCGAACAACAGACGCTGCCCTTGGCGAAGAAGAAGGGCATGGGCGTGATCGCAATGAAAGTTCTGGGCGCCGGCGCCATCCTGAAGAACAAGGCCGCCACGGTGGATGAGTGCCTCCGATACACCTGGACTCTGCCCGTTTCGACGGCGATCATGGGGTGCGACGCAGTGCCGCATGTCGACCACAACATGGCCCTTGCGCGGGCGGCAAAACCGATGACGGCGATGGAAATGGAGACGCTGCGACGGCGCGCGGCCCGATTCGACATCGCGGCCGTGGAACCCTGGAAGCTGGGCCGGGAGGAAGACCCAAGCGGCCCCGTCTACCGCGCGGACTGA